CGCAGCGTCGCGTAGTTGTCGTGTTCGGTGCCCGTGTGTTCGGCGAGCGCGTAGCGTGCCTCTGACGCGCCCGGGAGCTTGAAGGTCACGAACTCATAGTCCTCGGTGCGCAGCTCTGAGACCCAAGTACGCACGAGGCCAGGGTCGGCGCACTCACTGGTCGCGAAGCCCGCTGCTCCGCGTTCCTTGGCGAGCGCCAGCATCTGGCGCTTGTTGTCGGTGTACCTGCTCATGAACGAACTCCGTTCTCGGCCCGGGGCCGAGGATGACGTCCTCGGCCCCGGACCAGCGCGCTAGGCTTCGTCGCCGCCCGAGAGGGCGAGGTCGACCGTTGACGTCGCCAGAGCGGTCGCGCTTTGCATCGCGCCATCGAGGCCCTTACGGACCTTCCTCGCGTCCTGACCGCGCTTGATGAGCATCGTCGCGTTCATCGCGTACTTCCTCGCCGCACGGGTCACGGCCTGGCCCAGCGGCGAGGTGAAATCCTCCGCGATCCGCTGGTAGTCGGTCGTGACGTAGACCGCGTCTGTCGGGTTCCCGTCGATCGAGACCCTCGTCCGAACGAGCACGTATCCGAGGCCGTTGTCGTCAGTGACGTCGCCGACGAGCGTCTGGACAGCGCCCGAATGGTTCTCGTTTGCCTCACTCCAGACGACGCGGGACAGCTCCTGGTAGACCTTGCGGCCCACGTCGTCGGTGGCGTCGTCGTCCGCGTTAGGGATGACGAGCTTGGTCAGCCTGCCCTTTGTGAGGGCGAGCTTGCGATCGGCCTTGGTTGTCACCTTGGCTTTGATCACGTGCCGAAAAATCGCCAGGCGCAGCTTCTTCCTGTCGATCCTCTGCTCGGCGGGGTCCTCATCGAGCAGGAATCCCGCGTGCTCGAGAGCGTTCCAGACGCCCTCATCGATCTCCACCGCCGCATCGGCGATATCGGCGATCGTTTCAGCCATCTCTGGCCTCCTGTCATCGGCCGGTGCTTCGGGCGGTCACGCGATTGTGAGCGCTCTCCTGCAGCGACGGTCTGACACTAGGGGAGTCATCGCGGTCGGTCAAGAGCGCTACGCGATGCACCTTGCTGTGCTAGATCTTCCGCAGTCTGGTCCCGGCATACAGGCTGCACCCTGGGGTGCGGTCTCCGCCGTGCCAGTTTCAACGGACGCGGGTCGTCGAGATCGATCATGTACTACATCTAGCTCGAAGCTAGAAGTGCGGGTGGGTCGTCCGGATGATGTGGCCGGAGGGCGAGCGCCATTGGATGAAGATGGAGGGGCCGAAGCGGCGGGGGAGGGTGGTGTGGAAGAAGTTGTCCACCACCTTGATGGTGACCGGTTCGGCGCGGGGTGAGCCGGAGCCGTCGATGAGGCGGACGGTGGTGACGCCGTCGGGGATGAGCGAGTAGATGGAGTGGCCGCGGACGTGGCCGTGGTGGTAGGTGCCGATCCCGGAGGTTGCGGGGAGCGGGCCGGTGGCTTCGATCGTGCCGCCGCCGCCGGAGGTCTCGATGCCGTCGGGCCGGAACTCGGAGACCTGGTACTGCAGGGCCTTGCCGGAGGCGAGGCGCTCGACGCCGGCGACCTCGGCGTCCTCCTGGTCGCGCACCTGCTGCTGGACGGCGGGCGGGAAGGTGGCGGCGGCCGCCAGCGCCGCGGCGCGGGCGCCCTTGAGGCAGCCGACCGGATCGGCCTGCGACGGGAAGAACGAGCCGATGCCGCGCAGGAGCATGAAGCGGTAGGACCAGCCGTCGGGCTGGACGGCGAGCCGGCGCGAGCCGCGCAGGATCAGCGACCCGACCGCGTAGCGCAGGCTGCCACCGCTCGCCCGGTCCGCGGCGGTCTGGGGACGGCGCAGGATCCCGAGGTGGTCGCTCAGCCACGGCGGGACCGGCTCGCTGATCAGCCGCGGGCGGGTCGGCTTGGCGTGCCTGCAGGCGGGCAGCGTCCGCATCGCCCTCGACCCGGCGTCCATGGCCTGCCGCACCTGCTCCTGCGGCGTCGCGGTCGACCGGTGCTGCACGACGACCGCCGCCGTCGCCACGCCGCCGCCGAGCACGACCGCGCCGAGCAGCACCGGGATCGCGCCGCCGCGCGGCCAGGTGAACCGCGACCGCGCGCGCCGGCGCGGCGGCGGGGAAGACCCGGGCTCCGGCGCGCGCCGCCGCTCCTCGACGGCCCCGCGCAGCTGGTCCTCCAGGTTCTTGTAGGGGTCGCTCATCGCCCTTCCTCCACGGTCGCGCGCAGGCGCCGCAGGCCGCGGGAGACGCGCTGGCGCACGACCGCCTCCGAGCACTGCAGCCGCGCGGCGATCTCGCCGTAGCCGGCCTCGTCCAGCACCCGCGCCTCGATCGCCTCGCGCTCGGCGTCCGGCAACGCGCCCAGCGCCGCCTCCAACACACCCGGCGACGCCATCCGCTCCACCGCCTCCAGCCCCTCGTCGTCGAGCACGATCGGCTGCAGCCCCAGCGCCCGCCGCGCGCGGTCCTCGACCGCCGCCCTCCGGACCGCCTGGCGCCACTCGTTCAGCGCGATCGCGAACAGCCACCCGCGCGCCGACCCGCGCGCCGCGTCGAACCCCTCCAACCCCCGGACGACCGCCGCGAACGTCTCGGCGGTCAGGTCGAACGCGAGCTCGGCGCCGCCCGCCCGCCGCCGGTGGAACGCCGTGATCGCCGCGACATGGCGCCGGTAGAAGGCGCTGAACGCGTCGGCGTCACCGCGCGCCGCCGCCGCGAGGAGCTGTTCATCGGTGCGAGCCACCACCCGGAACTATGCGCGCCGCCGCGCGCGTGTGACGAGACCGCGCGCTACGGCCCGACGCAGAGCACGTACGCCACCGGCGTCCGCGGCTGCGTCCCGCCGTTGAACAGCGTCACGCGCCAGCGGATCAGCGGCCTCTCGTCCCCGACCGGGATCGAGTCCACCATCTTGTCGTTGGTCACCGCCGGCCCGGCGAACCCGCCGCCGCCACCGGTCGCGCGCTGGCCCGGGTCGCACGCCGCCGAGGCCGAGCCGACGCCGCCCGGCGCGACCGGGTCGCCCGACACCTGGTGCACCGACGACGTCGCCGCCGGCAGGATGCCCTTCGCGATGTCCTGCGCCTTGACCGCGCCGTTCCTGATCGCGTCGCTGGTCACCGCGTCCTTGTGGAGCTTGCCCGCGGTGATCGAGCGGTCGCGCAGCTGGAGGTTGCCGACCGCGCCGTTGCGCAGCTGCTTCTGGCCGACGCTCTTGGGCGGCAGCTGCGTCGCCGCGTAGCCCGTGCCCCCGAGCGCGACGATCAAGGCGATGCAGGCCACGACCATGGCCGGCGATGGACGTCCCAACATGATGAGCAGGCTTTACCCGTGCCGCCCCGCGGTGAACCCGGATCGCCCCGACCTGGCGCGCAGGCGGACGCGAGGGGTCGGTTTCCCGCCGCCCGATACGCCTGCGAGCACCACGGCGCACGCGCGCGGCGCCCGCGAGGATCCACACCGTGTTCCGCGAGCCCCTGACGATGACCGCACCGAGCTTCCGCTGCGAGCAGCTCCCGCCGCTGTGGTCGGCCGGACCCGCGCGCCTGCACGACGGGATCCTCGAGGTCCTCGCCGGCGACGGCCTGCGCGTCCCGGTCCGGGACGTCGTCGCGCTCACGCTGGAGCCCGCGCTCGGCGCCCGCCTGCTGCTCGCGCTCTCCTACCGCCGCGGGCTCGCCACGGAGCACCGCCGCTTCTGGGCCGCGCACGAGGACCACGACCCGCTCATGCGCCTCGCCCGCGAGGTCCACGCGCTGGCGGCAAACCGGCGCATGCGCCGCCGCTAGGGCGTCGGGTGCTTGCCGACCGCGGCGGCGGTGGGCCGGACCCGGCGCGCCGACCACAGCGCGGCGGCGGCCAGCGACAGCGCGCCCGCGAGCGCGAAGCCCTGCACGCCC
The sequence above is a segment of the Conexibacter woesei Iso977N genome. Coding sequences within it:
- a CDS encoding RNA polymerase sigma factor, whose translation is MARTDEQLLAAAARGDADAFSAFYRRHVAAITAFHRRRAGGAELAFDLTAETFAAVVRGLEGFDAARGSARGWLFAIALNEWRQAVRRAAVEDRARRALGLQPIVLDDEGLEAVERMASPGVLEAALGALPDAEREAIEARVLDEAGYGEIAARLQCSEAVVRQRVSRGLRRLRATVEEGR